From the Flavobacterium gyeonganense genome, the window TACAGAAATAAATTTAAGGATAAAAAAAATATTCTTTTCCCACTTTTACCAAAAAGCACATAGATTGGAAAGGGGATAGTAAAGTAGATTTTTTAACTGAATTTATTGAAACAGAATTTGATCTTTTGATTAGTTATTATGATGTTCAGAAACCCATTTTGAAATTGATCACGAATCAATCAAAAGCAAAATTTAAAGTAGGATTTGCATCAATAGATAAAGACATGAATCGTTGGATGATAAATACTTCTTTAAGCAGTTATAGACTTTTCGTTTTCGAATTGTTCAGGTATTTAAAAAATATAAAGTAAAAATATAATTTAGATTATGCAATCATTAATAGGAACAGGTGTTGCCCTTGTCACTCCATTTAAAAAAGATTTTTCAATTGATATCGAAGCTTTGCACCGAATCGTTAATTTTTCGATTGATGGAGGAGTAGAATATCTTGTAGTTATGGGTACAACTGCTGAAAACGCGACTTTAACACAAAACGAAAAAGAATTAGTTATTAATACTATTGTTGAAGTTAATAACGGAAGATTGCCTTTAGTTCTTGGAGTTGGGGGTAATAATACTATGCAGGTTGTGGAGGAATTAAAAACAAGGGATTTTTCTGCATTTGAAGCTATTCTTTCTGTATCTCCCTACTATAATAAACCTACGCAGGAAGGAATTTATCAGCATTTTAAAGCCATTGCAGAAGCTTCTCCAGTTCCGGTAGTTCTATATAATGTTCCGGGAAGAACATCAAGTAATATGGCGCCTTCAACAGTTGTTCGTCTTGCAAATGATTTTGACAATGTTGTAGGGATAAAAGAAGCGGCAGGAGACATGGCTCAGGCTTTACAACTGATTAAAAATGTGCCAAAGGATTTTCTGGTAATCTCAGGAGATGATATGATTGCTTTGCCAATTGTATTGGCTGGCGGGGCAGGAGTTATCTCGGTTATTGGACAGGGATTCCCAAAAGAATTCTCAGAAATGATTCGTTTAGGCCTGAATCGAAAAGTAAATGAAGCTTTTAAAACACAATACTTGTTGTCTGATTGTATTGATATGATTTTTGAACAGGGAAATCCTGCCGGAATTAAACATGTCTTCCAGTCTTTAGGGATTGCTGATAATACGGTTCGTTTACCATTAGTTTCAGTTGAAGAATCATTAGCAGACCGATTAGATAAATTTGTAAAAGCAGCATTAAAATAAATACAATAATCCCAGTATTTTATTGTATCAAAAAATATTTTGTAGTAGCTAAATTAATAACTAAATTTGCCACCGAAACTTCGGTGTGATTTTGCTTTGGCATAATTGTCTAA encodes:
- the dapA gene encoding 4-hydroxy-tetrahydrodipicolinate synthase, which gives rise to MQSLIGTGVALVTPFKKDFSIDIEALHRIVNFSIDGGVEYLVVMGTTAENATLTQNEKELVINTIVEVNNGRLPLVLGVGGNNTMQVVEELKTRDFSAFEAILSVSPYYNKPTQEGIYQHFKAIAEASPVPVVLYNVPGRTSSNMAPSTVVRLANDFDNVVGIKEAAGDMAQALQLIKNVPKDFLVISGDDMIALPIVLAGGAGVISVIGQGFPKEFSEMIRLGLNRKVNEAFKTQYLLSDCIDMIFEQGNPAGIKHVFQSLGIADNTVRLPLVSVEESLADRLDKFVKAALK